A stretch of DNA from Malus sylvestris chromosome 9, drMalSylv7.2, whole genome shotgun sequence:
GCTGAGGTGGAGCAAAAAAAGAGGAGGCCTGTCCATTTTTCAAGTTGGGTGCCAGCCTAATAGTATgaggtggaattgctcttataGGATTTGCCCCTGGCCAACTTCATCAATCTTTCATGGAGGATATTCATTATTTCAAAGATTGTGAGTGTATTAAGAGATTTCTCCTATAGATTGAAGATGTTGAGTTGTTCTTTGAAATTATGGATTAGGAATACTGCTAAAATATCATGGAAAAGTATAAAGAAAGCCCGTTAACAAGGCAAATCAGAAGTCAACACAGGGAGGAAGATGAAACGGCTATTCGTGGAACAATTGTTTCCTTATGATTACGATTTGTATTTATTAAGGAAATATCCAAATTGCAAACAAGCTAAGCCAATTGTTGAAGCAAAGAAAGGGGAAGAATCTCAAATGAAGGTGCTTGGAGAGCCGAATGATGTGATCGTATTTGAGGAGTCGACAATGAATTCTGACATAAAAGAATTGAATCACCAATTCAAAGTGATCTCGTGATTGAAGAGGAAGCCATAATAGAAGAAGACAATCAAGTTAGCATCCATGATGAACAAGGTATTGATAAAACTAAAACTATTGTGGTCGATGGTTGTATGGTTGTAGAGATAAGCCATTATCAAACACGAACATGAAGTACTAAGCATGTGAACCCAAACAACAAGATGATGAGTCAACTGCATATTCAGATCTTATTTATGAAATCGACTGCATGTTAGAGTATATATGTGCTTATCTAGCTTCAAGATCCCTAGTATCAGAGTCAATATTAAGACAAACTTGAGGTCGAGTTCCATTCAAGTGGAAGAGGTTGATGTAGGTCAAGATATGGGTCAATaccaatgaaaaaaaataaagaaaataaaatgtttcaaattacgaaaaagaagaattaaagttgggAAATATTGGATTCAATCGATATGGCGACATAAAAGACATCAAGAAATATACTGGTGTCAGAATTTCGAGTACAATACGTTGTTTTGAAGATAATCACGAGCAAAACAAGACTTATGGATATACAATGAACCTGTCATGTTTAGGGgtgaaatttttgtcaaattaccATACCAACTGAATTACCAACCGTACCGTACCAAAGTTGTGCCAAAAAAATTGTACCATTGGTAATGGTACCGTATTTGTACCGTACCATACATTTTCGGTACGGTAATGATATTCAAAACCATTACCAATGGTATACCATACCATACCGCTCCTATTAATATTAtatcatttatttattcatttatatacgtaattatgtattattatcattatatatgcacttctatatttttttcctaGTCATTTATGCAAGACCATCCTCTCACCCTCTAACCTCTACTTTCTCAATAAAAAACCCTAAGCCTTCTCTATTGCTACTTCATATTTTCACTCATCTTGCCATGGACTTCATCTCTGTTGCTCCCATTCCGGCGACTCTCTTTCTTTGCAGTCCATCTCATCTTCTCCTTCATCAAATTGAGTTGTCTTTTTCCCTGGCTTCGTATATCAAGttaatttttgtacaattttaaagAACGTAGAGATGGAATTTAGGAAtctttgtattaatttttttagggaTGCTGAGTTCTTTCAACAATTCTTccatttatttacttatttttcttaaataaatctctataaaattctcattattaattaaaaaagttttaaaaacccaaagaGAGTGCCCAAAACAAGTTTGGGCCTTGAATtgagttggaaaaaaaaaacaaaaaacaatgtgGTAATTACTATTACCATACCATGTCAACCGAACTATTTGGCATGCCGAAATTCGGTATACTAAAAATTTGGCACGGTAATGGTAATAAATTTTGCCataccaaaagtttggtatGATAATAGGTACATGAGTATTGATACGATAATCGTACCCATACCATCCCTAGTCATGTTTGGGGTAAAAACGATAATTTTAGCCTCCAAAATGTTTAAAGTAAAAAAAGATGGTTTCAGCCTTCAAAACAATGTTTTAATGTTTGTAATAAAAATCAGACTTTTAGTTTTATGTTCGATTAATGTCTTTTACATTCCCTAAGAACAACTTCCCAAGAGGCAAATTAAGTTTATTTAAGCCTTATGAATTCTATTATAATGGaacattcaagaattaattaaaaaactctttgagatttttctctctaaaatctcGGGTTTACCTTTAGACATAAGAGCCGCAAGGAAATCGGTCAGAAGAAGTTTGTTTAGGAAGTTTCGAAGAACCATCGTAATTAATAAACAAGTCCGGGTACTTCCAACTGGAATTGcgtcatgaaaaataaaaagaacaatCGATTGGAAACCGTCGCGATCTGCCATAGAAGAACTTTTCACACCTGATTCTACACGCAGGAAGTGCGTCATGGGAAGAAAGCATGAGTCCAACCGGAGGACTACTTTAATTGCCGCCTCGATTGAAATCcttaaaaatacagaaaaagaaCTGTTAATAAACGGGATGGTACATTACATGTCACTATATAAATGgtaagatatgtgtgttaaaaaattaataacttaaaaaataaaatttctcactacttctataaaaacacatggtgtGACACTCGTGTTCCGAtcataatgaaaaatttctcgagagaatcctactccagtCTGAACCTTGCACGACACACTGACATCAGTCGGGATAATGTTTTATACTCTCCATCAAAGTCATATTTAGTAAAGCTGGTGGCCTGTCACTGTCGTTCTTGCGCCCGCATAGTTTTGTTATGGAGATGTGAGCATATTTTCGTAGTAAGAATACTATGTTAAAAGTTTTAAGAAAGAAGTCGGGGAATTTATGAAGAAGGGTCGAAGGGGGAAATTGTGTTTCTGATTCCTATATATACTGTAATTGCAAGTAAGTTTCCGAAAACTTAACCTTAGTGTTAACCAGAGTAGCAAATCTTGATTACAAGAAGAAACTCCGACAAGAAATCTATGTAATTAATAGAAGAGTTATTGGCCAATGTTTCTCTCGAACTTGTAAGGAATtgtcaatttttctttaaaatttaatttaaccgACCATTCTCTCTTAACTTTAATAATTGAGTAATTTTCCCCTAGAATTTTAGTTTTAGTCGATTACCTTTCTGAACTTTTATATTAACTAATTTTCTCCCTAAATcctaaaaattcaaacaaaaagtgTACGGAGTAAActagcagaagaagaaaaaaaaaacatcttgtCCACATTAGGGATAAAATTATCTTTTGCAATAATAAAACTAAAGTTCAGGGGAAAATtggttaattataaaaattaagagGGTAATAACTTGGTTAATTTTAAAAGTTCAAAAGGTAATTgaccaaaattaaaatttagaagagaaattggctaattataaaagtCTGGGCGTAACTGACTAAAGTTAAAGTTCAGAAAAATTTAACTCTGTGCAAGTGAGGAGAAGTCGACAAATAACTCTTAATAGAATAATTGTAAGCAGTAAATGTAGATAGATTTGCTGCCCTTGTTAACactttttaaaaaagaaaaagaaatacatGAACCCTGGCGCTGCCTGTAAATATATAATGGAGGACTTGAAGCCAAGAGAGAAGCAAGAAAAGAGTGAAAAGGAGGTTAATTAGCACCCATAAACAGCAATTAGCGATATAATGTCTTCGTCTGCGTGGGCTATCTTAAGAGAATTCTGCTTTGCCTACGGTTTTCTAAGACACGTTGATATGCTCTTTCCAGTAGTACTCGGTTCCATTTACTATCCTTACATCCAAATCAAATTCAATGAATATTCTGGAGAACATAACCTCATGCGCAGTGAAGCCTTCTCCGCCATTGAGAACTACCTGAGGTCCAAAGCTTGCGAAGAAGCAAATCGGCTGCGTGGTTGCGTGACGAACAACCAGTCCCTTGTGCTTAGCATGGATGCAAATGAAAAGGTTGCTGACGAGTTTGAAGGAGCCAAAGTATGGTGGGCTTTCGGGAAAACCATTGTTATGCAACGGAGTTCGTTACACCATCCAGTTCCTTGTGAGAGGATGTACTACAAGCTCACTTTTCATAAGACGCAGAGGGATCTCATTATCGGGCGTTATATCGAACATGTCATGAAAGAGGGCAATGCAATTAAGTTGAGAAACCGGGAAAGGAAGCTTTATACCAACAGCGGGGTACGATGGAGCCATGTTGTGTTTGAGCACCCTGCGACATTTCAGACACTAGCCATGGATCCGGTGAAGAAGCAGGAGATTATGGACGATTTAATGACATTCAGCAAAGCGGAAGAGTTTTACAAAAGCATTGGGAGGGCGTGGAAGCGAGGGTACCTCCTTTATGGCCCCCCGGGAACTGGGAAGTCAACCATGATTGCCGCCATGGCGAATCATTTGGGCTACAATATTTACGATCTTGAGTTGACTTCAGTGAAGAACAACACCGAGCTGAGGAAGCTACTGCTTGAAACATCGAACAAGTCTCTTATTGTGATTGAAGACATTGATTGTTCACTTGATCTCACTGGGCAAAGGATTAAGAAGAATGATAAAGATAAAGAGGACAAAGATAAAGGTCATGGAAAGGAAAACGGAGGACAGGAAAAGGAAGCAAATATACTGAGCCAGGTTACTCTTTCAGGGCTTCTGAACTTCATTGACGGGCTCTGGTCAGCCTGTAAAGGAGAGAGGCTGATAGTATTCACCACCAACCATGTGGAGAAACTCGACGCTGCACTCACTCGAAAAGGACGGTTGGACAAGCACATAGAACTATCATACTGCACCTTTGAAGCATTCAAGGTGCTCTCTAGAAACTACCTTAAACTTGAATCCCACCATTTGTTCCCCACGATTTGCGAGTTGCTGGGGGAAACTAATGTGGTTCCAGCTGATGTCGCAGAGCATTTGATGCCCAAGACACTTTCTCAAAGCGCTGACATCTGCCTGCAGAACCTGGTCCAAGCTCTCAAAAGGGAGAAAAATAACGGAAAGTTAATAGCCAAGGAAGAAAGGAAATACGGAGCAATCAGCTGGAAGTGCATGACAAGCACACAAGATCATTTGATAGAAGATAAAAAGAGAGccaaaaattaggatttaagaatCGGATCCTCTAATGCTATGTTTGTTTATGTAAGTGTGATGTTTGTGTACTATATTTTCCACCTTATATAATATCCTCATCATCTTTTCTATACAAGCAGTATGAGGATGTGAGGGAACCGAACTCAGAATCCCGAGTTCAATGAGCGAATGCTCGTAGCAGATGAGCTACAAAGTTTACAAACCCTTTTTCTTGTATATGTTCTACCTTTTGTTAGTGTGTAATGAGAATCATTTAATGGAGTTGTAAAACATTTTGTGTAGCCACATAAGCGTCTTCAAGTATATGGTTTGCAGccacttttattttttctttatctttttctcttttatcTACAATATAAGTACAAAAGAGTCAAAGGCGAGGCACAAAAAACTTGTGGGCAGCAAAGCAAAACAAGTTAATCTACAACAACTCTTGTTGCTGTGAAGAACAAGGTGAAAGTAAGTAATACTGTCTCTAATTATTGAGATTTTCTTACTGCAATACATTCCTGAATTAATTTCAGATCAAAGTATACAATGAAGCGTCATTTAATTAAGAAAAGTAATTGGAGAAATGGGTAATTCAGGGGGTTAATAGATTATTTGCTGGTGCCATATCTAGAAAGTTTATATTTTAGGCTTTTCAAGTTGTTTGGATGAATGTTACTTTTATTGGCATGTCAATTTTGATCCTGTAAGATATG
This window harbors:
- the LOC126583644 gene encoding AAA-ATPase At3g28580-like — its product is MSSSAWAILREFCFAYGFLRHVDMLFPVVLGSIYYPYIQIKFNEYSGEHNLMRSEAFSAIENYLRSKACEEANRLRGCVTNNQSLVLSMDANEKVADEFEGAKVWWAFGKTIVMQRSSLHHPVPCERMYYKLTFHKTQRDLIIGRYIEHVMKEGNAIKLRNRERKLYTNSGVRWSHVVFEHPATFQTLAMDPVKKQEIMDDLMTFSKAEEFYKSIGRAWKRGYLLYGPPGTGKSTMIAAMANHLGYNIYDLELTSVKNNTELRKLLLETSNKSLIVIEDIDCSLDLTGQRIKKNDKDKEDKDKGHGKENGGQEKEANILSQVTLSGLLNFIDGLWSACKGERLIVFTTNHVEKLDAALTRKGRLDKHIELSYCTFEAFKVLSRNYLKLESHHLFPTICELLGETNVVPADVAEHLMPKTLSQSADICLQNLVQALKREKNNGKLIAKEERKYGAISWKCMTSTQDHLIEDKKRAKN